The Hydrogenophaga crocea genome contains a region encoding:
- the mraY gene encoding phospho-N-acetylmuramoyl-pentapeptide-transferase, which yields MLPSIALWLQGLSPDLGFLRVFQYLTFRAVMAALTALVLGLVAGPWFIRRLAALKIGQPIRTYAMQTHITKGGTPTMGGVLILFSIALSTLLWFNWSNRFVWIVLIVTLGFGAIGWADDWRKVVHKNPEGMRSREKYFWQSLIGLVAAFYLVFAVSETSNARVFELFMDWVKSGFTLDLPPQSGFLVPFFKEVNYPLGVAGFVILTYLVIVGASNAVNLTDGLDGLAIMPVVMVGSALGIFAYVTGNAVFARYLLLPHIPGSGELLIFCGAMAGAGLAFLWFNTHPAQVFMGDVGALALGGALGTIAVIVRQEILLAIMGGIFVVEALSVMLQVSYFKYTKKRYGEGRRLFQMAPLHHHFEKKGWKETQVVVRFWIITMLLCLVGLSTLKLR from the coding sequence ATGCTGCCTAGCATCGCCCTCTGGCTGCAGGGCCTCTCACCCGACCTGGGCTTCCTGCGGGTGTTCCAGTACCTCACCTTCCGCGCCGTCATGGCCGCGCTTACCGCGCTGGTGCTCGGCCTGGTGGCCGGCCCCTGGTTCATCCGCCGCCTGGCCGCGCTCAAGATCGGCCAGCCGATCCGCACCTACGCGATGCAGACCCACATCACCAAGGGCGGCACGCCCACCATGGGCGGTGTGCTGATCCTGTTCTCGATCGCGCTGTCCACGCTGCTGTGGTTCAACTGGAGCAACCGCTTCGTGTGGATCGTGCTCATCGTCACCCTGGGCTTCGGCGCCATCGGCTGGGCCGACGACTGGCGCAAGGTGGTGCACAAGAACCCCGAGGGCATGCGCTCGCGCGAGAAGTACTTCTGGCAGTCGCTGATTGGCCTGGTGGCCGCGTTCTACCTCGTGTTCGCGGTCTCCGAGACCAGCAACGCGCGCGTCTTCGAGCTCTTCATGGACTGGGTCAAGTCGGGCTTCACGCTCGACCTGCCGCCGCAGTCGGGCTTTCTCGTGCCCTTCTTCAAGGAAGTGAACTACCCGCTGGGCGTGGCCGGCTTCGTGATCCTCACCTACCTGGTGATCGTGGGCGCGAGCAACGCGGTCAACCTCACCGACGGCCTCGACGGCCTGGCCATCATGCCGGTGGTGATGGTGGGCTCGGCGCTCGGCATCTTCGCCTACGTCACGGGCAACGCGGTGTTCGCGCGCTACCTGCTGCTGCCGCACATCCCGGGTTCGGGCGAGCTGCTGATCTTCTGCGGCGCCATGGCCGGCGCGGGCCTGGCCTTCCTGTGGTTCAACACCCACCCCGCGCAGGTCTTCATGGGTGACGTGGGCGCGCTCGCGCTCGGCGGCGCGCTCGGCACCATCGCGGTCATCGTGCGCCAGGAGATCCTGCTCGCCATCATGGGCGGCATCTTCGTGGTCGAGGCGCTGTCGGTGATGCTGCAGGTCTCGTACTTCAAGTACACCAAGAAGCGCTACGGCGAAGGCCGGCGCCTGTTCCAGATGGCGCCGCTGCACCACCACTTCGAGAAGAAGGGCTGGAAGGAGACGCAGGTCGTGGTGCGCTTCTGGATCATCACCATGCTGCTGTGCCTCGTGGGCCTGTCCACGCTGAAGCTGCGATGA
- the ftsW gene encoding putative lipid II flippase FtsW, translating to MSRAKKKAAAAPASTGAGWRARLAGWLPGWAGGLAGAGAGAGDIPVRLSSRSYGGQRNIAVRETGFDQPLLWVTVALVCWGLVMVYSASIALPDNPRFANYAHTHFVVRHALSMAIGVVAALLAFQVPLKTWERTAPWLFAAALLLMVVVLVPFIGKGVNGARRWISLGVMNFQPSELGKLAVLFYAASYMVRKMEIKQNFWQAVWPMAVAVGVVGMLLLAQPDMGAFMVIVVIAMGILFLGGVNARMFFLIAAVVVAAFALMIMASSWRRDRIFAYLDPWSEEHALGRGYQLSHALIAIGRGEIFGVGLGGSVEKLHWLPEAHTDFLLAVIGEEFGLVGVLTLIAIFLWMTRRIMHIGRQAIALDQVFSGLVAQGVGLWFGFQAFINIGVNLGALPTKGLTLPFMSYGGSAILLNMIALAVVLRVDYENRQMMKGGRS from the coding sequence GTGAGCCGCGCGAAGAAGAAAGCCGCCGCCGCGCCGGCCAGCACGGGCGCCGGCTGGCGCGCGCGCCTGGCGGGCTGGCTGCCGGGTTGGGCTGGCGGTCTGGCCGGCGCGGGCGCGGGCGCGGGCGACATCCCGGTGCGCCTGTCCAGCCGCAGCTACGGCGGCCAGCGCAACATCGCGGTGCGCGAAACCGGCTTCGACCAGCCGCTGCTGTGGGTCACCGTGGCGCTGGTCTGCTGGGGCCTGGTGATGGTGTATTCGGCCTCCATCGCGCTGCCCGACAACCCGCGCTTCGCCAACTACGCGCACACCCACTTCGTGGTGCGCCACGCGCTGTCCATGGCCATCGGCGTGGTCGCCGCGCTGCTGGCCTTCCAGGTGCCGCTCAAGACCTGGGAACGCACCGCGCCCTGGCTGTTCGCGGCGGCGCTGCTGCTCATGGTGGTGGTGCTCGTGCCCTTCATCGGCAAGGGCGTGAACGGCGCGCGCCGCTGGATCTCGCTGGGTGTGATGAACTTCCAGCCGTCCGAGCTCGGCAAGCTCGCGGTGCTGTTCTACGCGGCCAGCTACATGGTCCGCAAGATGGAGATCAAGCAGAACTTCTGGCAGGCCGTGTGGCCCATGGCGGTGGCCGTGGGCGTGGTGGGCATGCTGCTGCTGGCCCAGCCCGACATGGGCGCGTTCATGGTGATCGTGGTGATCGCCATGGGCATCCTGTTCCTGGGCGGCGTGAACGCGCGCATGTTCTTCCTGATCGCGGCCGTGGTGGTTGCGGCCTTCGCGCTCATGATCATGGCCAGCAGCTGGCGGCGCGACCGCATCTTCGCCTACCTCGATCCCTGGAGCGAAGAGCACGCGCTGGGCCGCGGCTACCAGCTCTCGCACGCCCTGATCGCCATCGGCCGCGGCGAGATCTTCGGCGTGGGCCTGGGCGGCAGCGTGGAAAAGCTGCACTGGCTGCCCGAGGCGCACACCGACTTCCTGCTCGCCGTCATCGGCGAGGAGTTCGGCCTCGTGGGCGTGCTCACGCTGATCGCGATCTTCCTGTGGATGACGCGCCGCATCATGCACATCGGCCGCCAGGCGATCGCGCTCGACCAGGTCTTCTCGGGCCTGGTCGCGCAGGGCGTGGGCCTGTGGTTCGGCTTCCAGGCCTTCATCAACATCGGCGTGAACCTGGGCGCGCTGCCCACCAAGGGCCTCACGCTGCCCTTCATGAGTTACGGCGGCTCGGCCATCCTGCTCAACATGATCGCGCTCGCGGTGGTGCTGCGGGTCGATTACGAGAACCGCCAGATGATGAAGGGAGGCAGGTCGTGA
- the murG gene encoding undecaprenyldiphospho-muramoylpentapeptide beta-N-acetylglucosaminyltransferase: MAGGTGGHIFPGLAVAEALRARGWRVHWLGAPDSMESRLVPPRGFPLETVAFGGLRGKGLLTKLLLPLNLLRAFWQSLQVVRRVQPDVLVGLGGYITFPGGMMGVLLGKPLVLHEQNSVAGLANKVLAGVADRRFSAFPNALAKAEWVGNPLREAFLRQPAPAERFAGRSGPLRVLVVGGSLGAQALNRVVPQALARMPEDRRPLVLHQSGEKQIEALRANYAAAGVNAELTPFIDDTASAFAEADVVIARAGASTVTELAAVGAASVLVPFPAAVDDHQTHNARFLVDAGAAWLEPQAGLTPEKLSALLLALDRERLLAMAEKARGVARTGAVEAVVDACVELAGARTT; this comes from the coding sequence ATGGCCGGCGGCACCGGCGGCCACATCTTCCCGGGCCTGGCCGTGGCCGAGGCGCTGCGCGCGCGCGGCTGGCGCGTGCACTGGCTGGGCGCGCCGGACAGCATGGAAAGCCGCCTCGTGCCGCCGCGCGGGTTCCCGCTCGAGACCGTGGCCTTCGGCGGCCTGCGTGGCAAGGGCCTGCTCACCAAGCTGCTGCTGCCGCTGAACCTGCTGCGCGCCTTCTGGCAAAGCCTGCAGGTGGTGCGCCGCGTCCAGCCCGACGTGCTCGTGGGCCTGGGCGGCTACATCACCTTCCCGGGCGGTATGATGGGCGTGCTGCTGGGCAAGCCGCTGGTGCTGCACGAACAGAACTCGGTCGCCGGCCTGGCCAACAAGGTGCTCGCGGGTGTGGCCGACCGGCGCTTCAGCGCCTTCCCGAACGCGCTCGCCAAGGCCGAGTGGGTGGGCAATCCGCTGCGCGAGGCCTTCCTGCGCCAGCCCGCGCCGGCCGAGCGCTTCGCGGGCCGCAGCGGTCCGTTGCGGGTGCTGGTGGTCGGCGGCAGCCTGGGCGCGCAGGCGCTCAACCGCGTGGTGCCGCAGGCGCTCGCGCGCATGCCCGAAGACCGGCGCCCGCTGGTGCTGCACCAGAGTGGCGAGAAGCAGATCGAAGCGCTGCGCGCCAACTACGCCGCGGCCGGTGTGAACGCCGAGCTGACCCCTTTCATCGACGACACCGCGAGCGCATTCGCCGAGGCCGACGTGGTCATCGCCCGCGCCGGCGCGAGCACCGTGACCGAACTCGCCGCCGTCGGCGCGGCCTCGGTGCTGGTGCCGTTCCCCGCCGCGGTGGACGACCACCAGACCCACAACGCGCGCTTCCTGGTCGACGCGGGCGCCGCCTGGCTCGAACCCCAGGCCGGCCTCACGCCCGAGAAGCTCTCGGCGCTGCTGCTCGCGCTCGACCGCGAGCGGCTGCTGGCCATGGCCGAGAAGGCGCGCGGCGTGGCGCGCACCGGCGCGGTGGAGGCCGTGGTCGACGCCTGCGTCGAACTCGCCGGAGCACGAACGACATGA
- the murC gene encoding UDP-N-acetylmuramate--L-alanine ligase — translation MKHAIRHIHFVGIGGAGMSGIAEVLLNQGYRISGSDLGESAATRRLAALGAQVHAGHDAKHIEGADAIVTSTAVKADNPEVLAARAKLIPVVPRAVMLAELMRLQKGVAIAGTHGKTTTTSLVASVLAEAGMDPTFVIGGRLNSAGANAALGSGEYIVVEADESDASFLNLLPMIAVITNIDADHMDTYGHDFGRLKAAFVEFLHKMPFYGAAVVCVDDPAVREILPQIARPITSYGMSEDAQVRALNVRAVGAQMHFTVQRRNGVQLPDLDVVLNLPGRHNVLNALAAIGIAVELNVPDDAVQRALAGFKGVGRRFQRYGEATLPGGGQITVVDDYGHHPVEMAATLAAARGAFPGRRLVLAFQPHRYTRTRDCFEDFVKVIGQADAVLLAEVYAAGEAPIVAADGRSLARALRVAGKVEPVFVDDIAAMPQAVLDNGRDGDVVLCMGAGTIGAVAGQIIERAQAHKA, via the coding sequence ATGAAACACGCCATCCGCCACATCCATTTCGTCGGCATCGGCGGCGCCGGCATGAGCGGCATCGCCGAGGTGCTGCTCAACCAGGGCTACCGCATCTCGGGCAGCGACCTGGGCGAGAGCGCGGCCACGCGCCGCCTGGCCGCGCTGGGCGCGCAGGTGCACGCGGGCCACGACGCGAAACACATCGAAGGCGCCGACGCCATCGTCACCTCCACCGCCGTGAAGGCCGACAACCCCGAGGTGCTGGCCGCGCGCGCCAAACTCATCCCCGTGGTGCCGCGCGCCGTGATGCTGGCCGAGCTGATGCGGCTGCAAAAGGGCGTGGCCATTGCGGGCACGCACGGCAAGACCACCACCACCAGCCTGGTGGCCAGCGTGCTCGCCGAGGCCGGCATGGACCCGACTTTCGTGATCGGTGGCCGCCTCAACAGCGCGGGCGCCAACGCGGCGCTGGGCAGCGGCGAGTACATCGTGGTCGAGGCCGACGAGTCCGATGCCTCGTTCCTGAACCTGCTTCCCATGATCGCGGTGATCACCAACATCGACGCCGACCACATGGACACCTACGGCCACGACTTCGGCCGCCTCAAGGCCGCGTTCGTGGAGTTCCTGCACAAGATGCCGTTCTACGGCGCGGCCGTGGTCTGCGTGGACGACCCCGCGGTGCGCGAGATCCTGCCGCAGATCGCGCGGCCCATCACGAGCTATGGCATGAGCGAAGACGCCCAGGTGCGCGCGCTCAACGTGCGCGCGGTGGGCGCGCAGATGCACTTCACGGTGCAGCGCCGCAACGGCGTGCAGCTGCCCGACCTGGACGTGGTGCTCAACCTGCCGGGCCGGCACAACGTGCTCAATGCGCTTGCGGCCATCGGCATCGCGGTCGAGCTCAACGTGCCCGACGACGCCGTGCAGCGCGCGCTCGCGGGCTTCAAGGGCGTGGGCCGGCGCTTCCAGCGCTACGGTGAGGCCACGCTGCCCGGCGGCGGCCAGATCACCGTGGTGGACGACTACGGCCACCACCCGGTGGAGATGGCCGCCACGCTCGCGGCCGCGCGCGGCGCGTTTCCGGGTCGCCGGCTGGTGCTGGCCTTCCAGCCGCACCGCTACACCCGCACGCGCGACTGCTTCGAGGATTTCGTGAAGGTCATCGGCCAGGCCGATGCGGTGCTGCTGGCCGAGGTCTACGCGGCCGGCGAGGCGCCCATCGTGGCCGCCGACGGCCGCTCGCTGGCGCGCGCGCTGCGCGTGGCGGGCAAGGTCGAACCCGTGTTCGTCGACGACATCGCCGCCATGCCGCAGGCGGTGCTCGACAACGGCCGTGACGGCGACGTGGTGCTGTGCATGGGCGCCGGCACCATCGGCGCGGTGGCCGGACAGATCATTGAACGCGCGCAGGCGCACAAGGCGTGA
- a CDS encoding UDP-N-acetylmuramoyl-tripeptide--D-alanyl-D-alanine ligase produces the protein MKTIAELMLALPGARAVGALSAPVQRVHTDTRSLQAGDLFVALRGERFDAHAFLPQAAAAGAVGAIAHAGLAEAGLAGVEVPDTLAALQLLAQAWRAQFTLPLIAVAGSNGKTTVTQMVASILRAHAGDASHATQGNFNNHIGVPLTLLRLGPQHRCSVVELGMNHPGEIALLAAVAAPTVALVNNAQREHQEFMATVDAVARENGAAIEALRADGTAVFPSDDAHTAIWRELAGARRVIAFSDTDPGAEVRATSARWLGEAWALHLATPAGETELTLRIAGQHNVRNALAATACALAAGVPLEAIRRGLEAFEPVGGRSRAIALQVGGRVVTLVDDSYNANPDSVRAAIEVLATLPGPHLLVLGDMGEVGDQALAFHLEVLRHAYARGIDEVRVSGEHMRAAVDALQAAGESAPQHVADVAALASDVAAEVATGAVGSVLVKGSRFMRMERVVQAVRALDPTQNNPDKDHPHAA, from the coding sequence ATGAAGACCATTGCCGAACTCATGCTCGCGCTGCCCGGCGCCCGCGCCGTCGGTGCCCTGAGCGCGCCGGTGCAGCGCGTGCACACCGACACCCGCAGCCTGCAGGCCGGCGACCTGTTCGTGGCGCTGCGCGGCGAGCGCTTCGATGCCCACGCCTTCCTGCCCCAGGCCGCCGCCGCGGGCGCCGTGGGCGCCATCGCGCACGCGGGCCTGGCCGAAGCGGGGCTGGCCGGCGTGGAGGTGCCCGACACCCTGGCCGCGCTGCAGCTGCTCGCGCAGGCCTGGCGCGCGCAGTTCACGCTGCCGCTGATCGCGGTGGCCGGCAGCAACGGCAAGACCACCGTCACGCAGATGGTGGCGAGCATCCTGCGCGCGCACGCGGGCGATGCCTCGCACGCCACGCAGGGCAACTTCAACAACCACATCGGCGTGCCGCTCACGCTGCTGCGCTTGGGGCCGCAGCACCGCTGCTCGGTGGTCGAGCTCGGCATGAACCACCCGGGCGAGATCGCGCTGCTCGCGGCCGTGGCCGCGCCCACGGTGGCGCTGGTCAACAACGCGCAGCGCGAGCACCAGGAATTCATGGCCACGGTGGACGCCGTGGCGCGCGAGAACGGCGCCGCCATCGAGGCGCTGCGCGCCGACGGCACGGCGGTCTTTCCCAGCGACGACGCCCACACCGCGATCTGGCGCGAGCTGGCCGGCGCACGCCGCGTGATCGCCTTCAGCGACACCGACCCCGGCGCCGAGGTGCGCGCCACCAGCGCCCGCTGGCTCGGCGAAGCCTGGGCGCTGCACCTCGCCACGCCCGCGGGCGAGACCGAACTCACCCTGCGCATCGCGGGCCAGCACAACGTGCGCAACGCGCTCGCGGCCACCGCGTGCGCGCTCGCGGCCGGCGTGCCGCTCGAGGCCATCCGCCGCGGTCTCGAGGCCTTCGAGCCCGTGGGCGGCCGCTCGCGCGCCATCGCCCTGCAGGTCGGTGGCCGCGTGGTCACGCTGGTGGACGACAGCTACAACGCCAACCCCGATTCCGTGCGCGCCGCCATCGAGGTGCTGGCCACGCTGCCCGGCCCGCACCTGCTGGTGCTGGGCGACATGGGCGAGGTCGGTGACCAGGCCCTGGCCTTCCACCTCGAGGTGCTGCGCCACGCTTACGCGCGCGGCATCGACGAGGTGCGCGTGAGCGGCGAGCACATGCGCGCCGCCGTCGACGCGCTGCAGGCCGCCGGCGAGTCCGCGCCCCAGCACGTGGCCGACGTGGCCGCGCTGGCCAGCGACGTGGCGGCCGAGGTCGCCACCGGCGCCGTGGGCAGCGTGCTCGTGAAGGGCTCGCGCTTCATGCGCATGGAGCGCGTGGTGCAGGCCGTGCGCGCGCTCGATCCCACGCAGAACAATCCCGACAAGGACCATCCCCATGCTGCCTAG
- a CDS encoding UDP-N-acetylmuramoyl-L-alanyl-D-glutamate--2,6-diaminopimelate ligase — protein sequence MVQTLVHPQAVATWLRSSVTGALVCDSRRVGAGDGFVAWPGAATDGRRFVPDALHAGAAVALVEREGLEAHDFRDDPRVLAVPGLKGQAGPIASAFCREPSAALDVIAITGTNGKTSSAWWIAQLLGACARPAAVVGTLGMGRPGEALVATGLTTPDPVMLQHQLRDFVDQGLRAVAIEASSIGVVEGRLNGTRVSVAVFTNFTQDHLDYHGSMEAYWAAKQRLFDWPGLKAAVVNADDPQGAGLLERLTGRGLDLWSVGIAHPARLQAQHLTVTPAGVAFDLVERNRQGQVLSQRSMSLPLVGRYNVHNLLGVIATARALGIPLATAVEACGAITPVPGRMEQARPASASAPLVLVDYAHTPDALEKALQALRPQAQARCGLLWVVVGCGGDRDPGKRPLMAAVAEREADRAVLTSDNPRSEAPEAILAQMAAGLSSPQAARTVVDRAEAIALAVREAAPADVVLIAGKGHEDYQEIRGVKTPFADIEHARRALDTRQGAAA from the coding sequence ATGGTGCAGACCCTCGTGCACCCGCAGGCCGTGGCCACCTGGTTGCGCTCCAGCGTCACGGGCGCGCTCGTGTGCGACAGCCGCCGCGTGGGCGCAGGCGACGGCTTCGTGGCATGGCCTGGCGCCGCCACCGACGGCCGCCGTTTCGTGCCCGATGCGCTGCACGCGGGCGCCGCGGTGGCGCTGGTCGAGCGCGAAGGGCTGGAGGCGCACGATTTCCGCGACGACCCGCGCGTGCTCGCCGTGCCCGGCCTCAAGGGCCAGGCCGGCCCGATCGCCAGCGCCTTCTGCCGCGAACCCAGCGCCGCGCTCGACGTCATCGCCATCACCGGCACCAACGGCAAGACCTCCAGCGCCTGGTGGATCGCGCAACTGCTCGGCGCGTGCGCGCGCCCCGCCGCGGTGGTGGGCACGCTGGGCATGGGCCGCCCGGGCGAGGCGCTCGTGGCCACCGGCCTCACCACGCCCGACCCGGTCATGCTGCAGCACCAGCTGCGCGATTTCGTCGACCAGGGTCTGCGCGCGGTCGCGATCGAGGCCTCGTCCATCGGCGTGGTCGAAGGCCGGCTCAACGGCACGCGCGTGTCGGTGGCGGTGTTCACCAACTTCACGCAGGACCACCTGGACTACCACGGCAGCATGGAGGCGTACTGGGCGGCCAAGCAGCGCCTGTTCGACTGGCCCGGCCTCAAGGCCGCGGTGGTCAATGCCGACGACCCCCAGGGCGCGGGCCTGCTCGAGCGCCTCACCGGCCGCGGCCTGGACCTGTGGTCCGTGGGCATCGCCCACCCCGCGCGGCTGCAGGCCCAGCACCTCACCGTCACGCCCGCGGGCGTTGCCTTCGACCTCGTCGAACGCAACCGCCAGGGCCAGGTGCTGAGCCAGCGCTCGATGAGCCTGCCGCTGGTGGGGCGCTACAACGTGCACAACCTGCTCGGCGTGATCGCCACCGCGCGCGCGCTGGGCATTCCGCTGGCCACGGCCGTCGAGGCCTGCGGCGCGATCACGCCCGTGCCCGGCCGCATGGAACAGGCCCGCCCCGCGAGCGCCAGCGCGCCGCTGGTGCTGGTCGACTACGCGCACACGCCCGACGCGCTCGAAAAGGCCTTGCAGGCCCTGCGCCCGCAGGCGCAGGCGCGCTGCGGCCTGCTCTGGGTGGTGGTCGGCTGCGGCGGCGACCGCGACCCGGGCAAGCGCCCGCTCATGGCCGCCGTGGCCGAGCGCGAGGCCGATCGCGCCGTGCTCACGAGCGACAACCCGCGCAGCGAAGCGCCCGAGGCCATCCTTGCGCAGATGGCCGCGGGCCTGTCTTCGCCGCAGGCCGCGCGCACCGTGGTCGACCGCGCCGAGGCCATCGCGCTCGCGGTGCGCGAGGCCGCCCCGGCCGACGTGGTGCTGATCGCGGGCAAGGGCCACGAGGACTACCAGGAGATCCGCGGCGTGAAGACGCCCTTCGCCGACATCGAACACGCGCGCCGCGCGCTCGACACCCGCCAGGGGGCTGCCGCATGA
- the murD gene encoding UDP-N-acetylmuramoyl-L-alanine--D-glutamate ligase → MTDQPVLILGLGASGLSMARWCVRQGARVTVADTREAPPQREALQRDCPGATFVAGAFDATLLAREPWALIARSPGLMPEALQTVFEHARAQQIPVLTELDLFAQALQALSQRERFPYRPKVLAITGTNGKTTVTSLTGLLLQRAGWPVAVAGNIGPALLDVLGQALDAEAVAQAADDQRAAAEAAEQAAKDAAEQARREAAQAAEAAESPEPAEAPAQAELPVDTDAPDTEAPADDEPLPAPPEDEAEPLLVPPPAEPPPAPHLPRVWVLELSSFQLDGTAQGAWAAVPTAATLLNLTEDHLDWHGSMDAYAQAKAAVFGSQALMVLNRDDPRVMALKPGLVTVKVGNRNRQVPARPWMGFGLDAPTRAGDWGLETVNGMTWLVRALALDETRAKGKAQADEEVYFQRLMPAEALRIRGRHNAANALAALALAAATGAPLAPMLHGLREYRGEPHRVEPVAIIDGVEYFDDSKGTNVGATLAAVNGLGAERRLVVILGGDGKGQDFSPLAEPLARHARAVVLIGRDAPLLRAALGDALQAAGVPLIDAGTLAAAVPLAAERAHAGDAVLMSPACASLDQFRNYVARAEAFVAAVRERAEQQGMSLEGGL, encoded by the coding sequence ATGACAGACCAGCCCGTCCTCATCCTCGGTCTCGGCGCCTCGGGCCTGTCGATGGCGCGCTGGTGCGTGCGCCAGGGCGCGCGCGTGACCGTGGCCGACACCCGCGAGGCCCCGCCGCAGCGCGAGGCGCTGCAGCGCGACTGCCCCGGCGCCACCTTCGTGGCCGGCGCCTTCGACGCCACCCTGCTCGCGCGCGAGCCCTGGGCCCTGATCGCGCGCAGCCCGGGCCTGATGCCCGAGGCGCTTCAGACCGTGTTCGAACACGCCCGGGCGCAGCAGATCCCCGTGCTCACCGAGCTCGACCTGTTCGCCCAGGCGCTGCAGGCGCTGTCGCAGCGCGAGCGCTTCCCCTACCGGCCCAAGGTGCTGGCCATCACGGGCACCAACGGCAAGACCACGGTCACCTCGCTCACCGGCCTGCTGCTGCAGCGCGCGGGCTGGCCCGTGGCGGTGGCCGGCAACATCGGTCCCGCGCTGCTCGACGTGCTGGGCCAGGCGCTCGACGCCGAGGCCGTGGCGCAGGCCGCCGACGATCAACGCGCCGCCGCCGAGGCCGCCGAGCAGGCCGCCAAAGACGCGGCCGAGCAGGCCCGGCGCGAAGCGGCTCAAGCGGCTGAAGCGGCTGAATCGCCCGAACCCGCCGAAGCGCCCGCCCAGGCCGAGCTGCCGGTGGACACCGACGCCCCCGACACCGAGGCCCCGGCCGACGACGAGCCGCTGCCCGCGCCGCCCGAGGACGAGGCCGAACCCCTGCTGGTGCCGCCGCCCGCCGAGCCGCCGCCCGCGCCGCACCTGCCGCGTGTCTGGGTGCTCGAGCTCTCGAGCTTCCAGCTCGACGGCACGGCGCAGGGCGCCTGGGCCGCCGTGCCCACCGCGGCCACGCTGCTCAACCTCACCGAAGACCACCTCGACTGGCACGGCAGCATGGACGCCTACGCGCAGGCCAAGGCCGCCGTGTTCGGCAGCCAGGCCCTCATGGTGCTCAACCGCGACGATCCGCGCGTGATGGCCCTCAAGCCCGGGCTGGTCACGGTGAAGGTCGGCAACCGCAACCGCCAGGTGCCCGCGCGGCCCTGGATGGGTTTCGGCCTCGATGCGCCCACGCGCGCCGGCGACTGGGGCCTGGAGACCGTCAACGGCATGACCTGGCTGGTGCGCGCGCTCGCACTCGACGAAACGCGCGCCAAGGGCAAGGCCCAGGCCGACGAAGAGGTGTACTTCCAGCGCCTCATGCCCGCCGAGGCGCTGCGCATCCGCGGCCGCCACAACGCGGCCAACGCGCTCGCCGCGCTCGCGCTCGCCGCCGCCACCGGCGCGCCGCTGGCGCCCATGCTGCACGGCCTGCGCGAGTACCGCGGCGAGCCGCACCGCGTCGAGCCGGTGGCCATCATCGATGGCGTTGAGTACTTCGACGACAGCAAGGGCACCAACGTGGGCGCCACGCTGGCCGCCGTCAATGGCCTGGGCGCCGAGCGCCGCCTCGTGGTCATCCTGGGCGGGGACGGCAAGGGCCAGGACTTCTCGCCGCTGGCCGAGCCGCTGGCGCGCCACGCGCGCGCGGTGGTGCTGATCGGCCGCGACGCACCGCTGCTGCGCGCCGCGCTCGGCGATGCGCTGCAGGCCGCCGGCGTGCCCCTGATCGACGCAGGCACGCTGGCCGCGGCGGTGCCGCTGGCGGCCGAACGCGCGCACGCGGGCGACGCGGTGCTGATGTCGCCGGCCTGCGCGAGCCTCGATCAGTTCCGCAACTACGTGGCCCGCGCCGAGGCCTTCGTGGCCGCGGTGCGCGAACGGGCCGAGCAGCAGGGCATGAGCCTGGAGGGCGGTCTGTGA